One Verrucomicrobiota bacterium DNA segment encodes these proteins:
- the rpoB gene encoding DNA-directed RNA polymerase subunit beta, translated as MATAQKTGERINFGEIGDAVEMPNLIEVQLRSYEDFLQASIDGKKRKMEGLYAVFREVFPIESYDEKITLDFVDYEIAKPKMSPIECQREGSTFAAPLYVTFRLKNEDNVLEEKVYMGELPLMTPEGTFIVNGAERVVVSQLHRSPGICFESTIHPNGKTLYSFRIIPDRGSWLEVVFDTSDMLYVHLDRRKRRRKFLVTTFLRALGYSTDEDIISLFYQIEDLELKAEMDENEISRFVLISEIRDTANQDLVVARAFEPLTKSVVRQLLDLDIADVPVVDISNDDTIIRCLKKDPTRDTEEALKDIYKRLRPGDPPTVTNAKALIKRLFFDPKRYDIGRVGRYKINQKLNIDVDLDIRTLVNEDIVAATSYVINLRQGEGTTDDIDHLGSRRVRAVGELLANQCRTGLARTERLVKERMTLFDVNTEGMTPQKLINPKALSAVIRDFFGRSQLSQLMDQTNPLSELTHKRRLSALGPGGLSRDRAGFEVRDVHPSHYGRICPIETPEGPNIGLISSMSTFSQINEFGFIETPYRRVHEGRVTKDIHYLTADQEESFIVAQANAPLDNKGTFVNPKVSVRYRGEFLEVDPDRVHYMDVSPKQLVSVAASLIPFLEHDDANRALMGSNMQRQGVPLLRTDSPLVGTGMEAKVARDSHAVMVTEIAGVVASVTANQIVISSDGTLPEKKKLRHNPEEGLAVYTLRKFMRSNAGTCINQKALVANGDKVAKGQVIADGPCTQNGELGLGRNVLVAFMPWNGYNFEDAILISEKIVKQDIYTSIHIDEFEISARDTKLGPEEITRDIPNVGDEALKNLGPDGVVRIGAEVNPGDILVGKITPKSETELAPEERLLRAIFGEKAADVKDSSLVVPSGTSGIIMDVKVTSGNTKVMVQKLSPAEAKRQQKTLDDKYEKKTAELTEELTQSLSNILLNEKIPLDVVNAETGEIIIPANRKITKTLLRKMASVYDNIEIDPSPIRIKIREIISTFENRFQQLENEKEVEMDRVQAGDEVDPGIIKQVKVFVASKRKLQVGDKMAGRHGNKGVVAKIVPEEDMPFLPDGTPVEIVLNPLGVPSRMNVGQVLETHLGIAAKALGFKVATPVFDGIPESKIRSYLEEAGLDPDGKSYLYDGRTGDRFDQRVVVGQIYMLKLGHLVADKIHARAVGPYSLVTQQPLGGKAQYGGQRYGEMEVWAMEAYGAAYTLQELLTVKSDDVPGRTKIYESIVKGDNSLEAGTPESFNVLIKEMQSLCLDVKVGERTKRWVEKPTKRATETEEVGEAA; from the coding sequence ATGGCTACAGCGCAAAAGACCGGAGAAAGAATTAATTTTGGCGAAATTGGCGATGCTGTTGAGATGCCAAATCTCATAGAAGTGCAGCTAAGATCCTACGAGGATTTCTTGCAAGCAAGCATCGACGGCAAGAAAAGAAAAATGGAAGGACTATATGCGGTATTTCGTGAAGTTTTCCCCATTGAGAGTTATGACGAAAAAATCACTTTAGATTTTGTCGATTATGAAATAGCCAAACCGAAAATGAGCCCGATCGAGTGCCAACGAGAAGGTAGCACGTTTGCAGCTCCCTTGTATGTCACATTTCGTTTAAAAAATGAGGACAACGTTCTCGAAGAAAAAGTTTACATGGGAGAACTCCCTTTGATGACTCCAGAAGGGACGTTCATTGTAAATGGTGCTGAGCGTGTGGTAGTAAGCCAACTACATCGTTCCCCTGGTATTTGTTTTGAGTCCACCATCCACCCAAACGGTAAAACTTTATATTCGTTCCGTATTATCCCTGACCGTGGTTCATGGTTAGAAGTTGTCTTTGATACGAGTGACATGCTTTATGTTCACTTGGATCGACGTAAGCGACGTCGCAAGTTTCTTGTGACTACTTTTTTGCGCGCTTTAGGCTACAGCACAGATGAGGATATTATTTCTCTTTTCTACCAAATTGAGGATCTCGAATTAAAAGCCGAGATGGATGAAAATGAAATTAGTCGATTTGTTTTAATTAGTGAAATTCGTGACACAGCAAACCAAGACTTAGTGGTTGCTAGAGCATTTGAACCGCTAACCAAATCTGTAGTTCGCCAACTACTTGATTTGGATATTGCAGACGTGCCTGTGGTAGACATTAGTAATGATGACACCATTATCCGTTGTCTGAAAAAGGATCCGACTCGTGACACAGAAGAGGCGTTGAAAGATATTTATAAGCGCTTACGCCCTGGTGATCCTCCCACAGTTACCAACGCAAAGGCTCTGATTAAACGTCTTTTCTTCGATCCTAAACGTTACGACATTGGTCGTGTGGGTCGTTACAAGATCAATCAGAAGCTTAATATTGATGTTGATTTAGATATACGCACCCTAGTAAATGAAGACATTGTTGCAGCAACGAGTTACGTCATTAACCTTCGTCAAGGTGAGGGAACTACAGATGACATTGACCATTTAGGAAGTAGGCGCGTCCGCGCAGTTGGCGAGCTTCTTGCCAATCAGTGTCGCACCGGTCTTGCACGAACCGAGCGTCTCGTAAAAGAGAGAATGACCTTATTCGATGTGAATACCGAAGGGATGACTCCTCAAAAACTTATCAATCCAAAAGCCCTTTCGGCGGTGATTCGTGATTTCTTTGGTCGGAGCCAGCTTTCCCAGCTGATGGATCAGACCAATCCACTTTCGGAATTGACTCATAAACGTAGGCTTTCTGCGCTTGGTCCTGGAGGTTTAAGTCGTGACCGTGCTGGATTTGAGGTTCGAGACGTTCATCCATCGCACTACGGGCGAATTTGCCCTATTGAGACCCCTGAAGGACCTAACATTGGGTTGATCTCGTCCATGTCGACTTTCTCCCAGATTAATGAATTTGGTTTTATTGAGACTCCGTATCGTCGAGTCCACGAAGGAAGAGTGACGAAGGATATTCACTACCTGACAGCCGACCAAGAGGAATCCTTCATTGTGGCTCAGGCTAACGCGCCATTGGATAATAAGGGTACTTTCGTAAATCCCAAAGTTTCAGTGCGCTATCGTGGTGAATTCTTGGAAGTAGATCCAGACCGTGTTCACTATATGGATGTTTCCCCTAAGCAGTTGGTTTCTGTTGCTGCGAGCCTCATTCCTTTTCTGGAGCACGATGATGCTAACCGCGCATTGATGGGATCAAATATGCAGCGCCAAGGAGTTCCACTATTGAGAACAGACTCTCCATTGGTGGGAACCGGCATGGAAGCGAAAGTGGCTCGTGACTCACATGCTGTAATGGTTACAGAGATCGCTGGAGTTGTTGCGTCGGTTACTGCGAATCAAATTGTCATTAGTTCCGATGGAACTCTTCCTGAGAAAAAGAAGCTAAGGCACAATCCTGAAGAAGGACTTGCGGTTTATACTCTTCGCAAGTTCATGCGTTCTAATGCAGGAACTTGCATTAACCAAAAGGCTCTCGTTGCCAATGGTGACAAGGTTGCCAAGGGTCAGGTTATTGCTGACGGCCCATGCACTCAAAATGGAGAATTAGGTCTAGGGCGCAATGTGCTTGTGGCTTTCATGCCCTGGAATGGTTATAACTTTGAGGATGCTATCTTGATCAGCGAGAAAATTGTTAAACAGGACATTTACACAAGCATCCATATTGACGAATTTGAAATTTCAGCTCGCGATACTAAGTTGGGACCTGAGGAAATCACACGGGATATCCCTAATGTTGGAGATGAGGCTTTAAAGAATCTTGGTCCTGATGGTGTGGTGCGTATTGGTGCTGAGGTAAACCCTGGGGATATCTTAGTAGGTAAAATCACGCCAAAGAGTGAAACAGAGTTGGCACCTGAAGAGCGTTTATTGCGTGCAATTTTTGGTGAAAAAGCTGCAGATGTAAAAGACTCGTCACTTGTCGTTCCCTCTGGAACTTCTGGTATCATCATGGATGTCAAAGTCACTTCTGGAAATACCAAGGTAATGGTCCAGAAACTATCACCTGCGGAAGCTAAGCGTCAGCAAAAGACACTTGATGACAAGTATGAAAAGAAGACTGCCGAGTTAACAGAAGAGTTGACCCAATCGCTTTCAAACATCCTTCTTAACGAAAAGATACCTCTGGATGTGGTCAATGCGGAAACCGGAGAAATTATCATTCCCGCAAACCGTAAGATCACCAAGACTTTGCTTCGTAAGATGGCCTCAGTTTACGATAATATTGAGATTGATCCCAGCCCTATTCGTATCAAGATTCGTGAGATTATTAGCACATTTGAAAATCGTTTCCAGCAGCTCGAAAATGAGAAGGAAGTAGAAATGGATCGTGTCCAGGCTGGAGATGAAGTGGACCCTGGGATCATCAAGCAAGTTAAAGTTTTTGTAGCTTCCAAGAGAAAATTGCAAGTGGGCGATAAAATGGCTGGACGCCACGGTAACAAAGGTGTTGTTGCTAAAATTGTTCCCGAAGAAGATATGCCTTTCTTGCCGGATGGCACTCCTGTTGAGATTGTTTTGAATCCCCTAGGTGTGCCTTCACGGATGAATGTCGGACAGGTTTTGGAAACACACCTTGGAATCGCTGCCAAAGCATTAGGATTCAAAGTAGCTACTCCTGTATTTGACGGTATTCCTGAATCTAAAATCCGTTCATATCTAGAAGAGGCGGGGCTAGATCCTGATGGTAAATCTTATCTCTATGATGGGCGCACAGGCGATCGATTTGACCAACGTGTCGTGGTAGGGCAGATCTATATGCTAAAACTAGGCCATTTGGTAGCTGATAAGATTCACGCTCGTGCAGTTGGTCCTTATTCTCTGGTGACGCAGCAGCCATTGGGCGGTAAAGCACAATATGGTGGTCAACGTTACGGGGAGATGGAAGTATGGGCCATGGAAGCCTATGGCGCTGCCTATACACTACAGGAACTATTGACTGTTAAGTCTGATGACGTTCCTGGACGGACCAAGATTTATGAGAGCATTGTTAAGGGTGATAACTCGCTTGAAGCGGGAACTCCTGAATCCTTCAATGTATTGATCAAGGAAATGCAGAGCCTTTGCTTAGATGTAAAGGTGGGGGAACGAACGAAACGTTGGGTTGAAAAGCCAACCAAACGCGCTACTGAAACGGAAGAAGTAGGAGAAGCTGCTTAA
- the rplL gene encoding 50S ribosomal protein L7/L12: MAADLENIVEQLSGLTVVEAADLVKKLEESWGVSAAAPVAAVAAPGAGGGGDAAPAEEKTEFDVILADVGGNKIAVIKEVRGCVDGLGLADAKALVESAPKAIKEGVSKEEAEELKKKLEATGAKIEIK; the protein is encoded by the coding sequence ATGGCAGCTGACTTAGAAAACATTGTAGAACAACTCAGTGGTCTCACTGTGGTGGAAGCCGCAGACCTAGTTAAGAAATTGGAGGAATCTTGGGGCGTAAGTGCCGCAGCTCCCGTAGCAGCAGTAGCAGCACCTGGTGCAGGTGGAGGCGGTGATGCTGCGCCAGCAGAAGAAAAGACGGAATTTGACGTCATTCTTGCAGATGTTGGGGGTAACAAGATTGCAGTAATTAAAGAAGTTCGTGGTTGTGTCGATGGACTTGGCTTAGCTGATGCGAAAGCATTAGTAGAAAGTGCACCAAAAGCAATCAAGGAAGGCGTTAGCAAGGAGGAGGCTGAAGAGCTCAAGAAGAAGCTCGAAGCGACTGGCGCTAAAATTGAGATTAAATAA